Within Fusarium keratoplasticum isolate Fu6.1 chromosome 8, whole genome shotgun sequence, the genomic segment TCTCCTATACGACCGGTCTGGGTCTGCAGATCAGGTCTTAAATGGCTGTCCCCCATCTTAGACTGTTTTTCCTTCTGCAACCTGCAAAATGGATCCTGAAAGAACCCTAAGGTACTTCCATTTCTCCGATCATGACACTCGCTGACTTGGTAGTCCTCAACCTCCGCCGACCTATTCCGAGGCGACCATGTCTGCCCTCACCTCGGATGGGTTTGCTGTTTCTCCCATGTCGGAACGATACAATCCTCTAGCCCAGGTGACCGTTTCACCACTAGGGACGCCGATACCTCCATCCGCAGATACCTTTACAGCAAAGCCTGGGGTCGAACACGAACGACCGATCGAAAACGAGAGTAGCCGCGGGATCAATGACGACTGTCTTCCTGAGGTTGTTTCAAATGCGGTTGTCAGAGTCGAGCCTCCAGTCTTGGAGACACCGGACGATCGTATCGAATATGTATCAAGTCTAGAAGTCATGTCAATTACGCCTCGATCGGTCACACCCCGAACAGTTACACCTTTACACATGCTTGGAGATCAACCCGAGTCGATCGATTGTCCGTTCTGTCATCGACGTACCGAGACGCGTGTCAGCAAGAAGCCTTCAA encodes:
- a CDS encoding LITAF domain-containing protein, producing MDPERTLSPQPPPTYSEATMSALTSDGFAVSPMSERYNPLAQVTVSPLGTPIPPSADTFTAKPGVEHERPIENESSRGINDDCLPEVVSNAVVRVEPPVLETPDDRIEYVSSLEVMSITPRSVTPRTVTPLHMLGDQPESIDCPFCHRRTETRVSKKPSNATHLQAVLLLFTTVCGVAAPYVAGWSFDIEQFCQNCSNRVAYKAQGKELHLCKAPDSWKEPSKFPDAE